Proteins found in one Leguminivora glycinivorella isolate SPB_JAAS2020 chromosome 4, LegGlyc_1.1, whole genome shotgun sequence genomic segment:
- the LOC125225524 gene encoding nucleoporin Nup188 — protein MTAPTVCYWKQLWRWTTSNSLSSEELTAVLDKKEIIDALREGLASYKPGKKEGYAQLQTKHADKTVLLNVVHTLQNYMDVDCFQIWEILKHYLCDISYGTTANALKNVAFVDTRPSYLLPNIWNFYYAERLFLLKLLQYILQHKDDKSHKYQKQFSKIINDIGLDKLKESLIEQFEKVLYTAPPPRRIHNEFSSDTVRQEWAEFKLREKVALLQNILLLADEKPFSDADFIKLFSLYKKHNFGKNLGYNELLEQEHKELCMRLMYLETCIFMVMLAKVDKSQDKLPAWIDKTKEVVESELTQLQLSPEHSPMLMAWMLLLLQSNEHAKLFESQYHHFGATALKMRLFEFLHAMLSSPVFSDGSPCATLAHRHTFRFLNALCDRFDGDGTISNQPGVMPLCSLLLETEELATEFWTLMQKEEGNGVVSLWNTALEFFPHDFGALSALSAGLAKGGVNSVRNLIAELKSLPVYTEIYNPNAVPIMALNAEEAVIGRDHYPLGGPTYRIEAGSKVTIMERKEGTMIHYRTPYSYWTVLNKVIEQALDRKGHHQHDVSMTLQRVYEGTKVLKGVLKALVEFKEIPKVLVEPSEGVFDVLVRFMKAETPPLPLLVECLEMCTALIPMFPKEIHMRLINTGLLPRIINRQLSPAQYAAGESLDSAAAGAYLVTLEQPSGSYSFLRAYIEMLCTFHEVCDDERISSEIILPGAVLILREVFPSVTEWRYSNARERRSLLHLCSKFLNLLLQQSSRSVAKDTCVFSLLYTENALELLKIVSIGNNQLERMIHGETNWTSGECTQHVTTVQRCVAIIMFALRLKSTVASANEVTPLEHLVFAQNTQKAALRVVPRVASYINHAFNKSLPVLAFRLLKKFAHGFQMSLFAALEMTAYQVRVMFLDRLSDKYETTELKIAILEFVTTCIGNQPGLTEAFFNICHEKTGKDEKVQVKADDSVEGVLSYMADYLGTVKADPKLLDSPLLSCIMGLFHALWKNNMQILVKKLRENPKFWEHMTSPLFSEIQPGLNTYSQIFNVLGIELFVSREKLEPGFKDMLEKFFDTNKNYLDTWIDYIFSFKCRAEGEEMVDKVPVWLSLLTSWKDFTTIFCKCLPFSLNIAHKAKMVAPCMTALLNELDELKDGRLIVILAELYVIMLSNWKEDCFENRKASAKQIDNLLTNTAIVYECLHPRAVRAILSIGTVAISTLDYEIKGNSDIAQSVIRSVTNINSLELEKLFDEMKEESTPKPTEKNEEIPPVVLSLAMLEQCLELYDNMSVALPQWFQSTRFINKLLCCLQNCLHNRRHYHTCLAALRCLTAYARGPFTNELLMSDVDQFLWLKLLPPKFENGSWKPEEWWRVYGHSLDFISMMLMKHGQFFAGDAITFVGVHLEHLVEAVLLPRQVVNMESLNLCASTLNLVVQLVKYESRWRIENINSMMAIMRSTSACLYQCVTLVLRSRRSSDPALPPLDDYQRSPTILHRILEILHMATLCLHSFSPSLLALLAAPVDVERWQPLVELHFGAPKISYEPCPQLTFGTLLAAVCMLTRSLNHAYHAEESSGARSPRGRRRACSCSPGEPRRANRSESLTSISSQTSVGPLLNDRLVAGALEATATLAASQALLVVRDPNVPSRHKQHVRRELASELALFHDFVRKRILCGAHSRSHLARNHLGSWPLPANEEEFKRIQEVKRERNPAMDEESLPPPPPPKRTSQDSMREYILRKHYLDKCAQTPTKEPSPVSHSTPAPDKKNTSRSSKRVSWAETTTSDDSLETSLEAIEPVYSNLTDVQINNDEDYFHFMSVVFLYICQNEL, from the exons ATGACTGCTCCAACAGTTTG CTATTGGAAGCAACTTTGGAGATGGACAACGTCAAATAGCTTATCGAGTGAAGAACTAACAGCTGTGTTGGACAAAAAAGAGATCATCGACGCACTACGAGAGGGCCTAGCAAGTTACAAACCTGGGAAGAAAGAAGGTTATGCTCAGCTGCAAACAAAACATGCTGACAAAACTGTACTTCTCAATGTCGTGCACACGTTACAGAATTACATG GACGTAGATTGTTTTCAAATATGGGAAATACTAAAGCACTATCTCTGCGACATATCGTACGGCACAACAGCAAACGCTCTGAAGAATGTTGCCTTTGTGGACACTCGCCCCTCTTATCTCCTGCCAAATATATGGAACTTCTATTATGCCGAAAGACTTTTCCTCCTTAAATTGTTACAGTATATATTGCAGCACAAAGATGATAAAAGCcacaaatatcaaaaacagtTTAGTAAAATAATCAATGATATAGGTTTGGATAAATTAAAGGAATCTTTGATAGAACAGTTTGAGAAGGTTTTGTATACTGCTCCACCTCCGAGAAGAATACATAATGAATTCTCAAGTGACACAGTGAGGCAAGAATGGGCAGAATTCAAATTGCGCGAGAAGGTAGCCTTACTGCAGAACATACTGCTATTGGCCGATGAGAAGCCGTTTTCCGATGCAGATTTTATTAAATTGTTTTCACTGTATAAGAAGCATAATTTTGGGAAGAATTTGGGATACAATGAGCTGTTGGAGCAGGAGCATAAGGAGCTCTGCATGAGACTGATGTATCTGGAGACCTGTATCTTCATGGTGATGCTTGCTAAGGTTGACAAAAG CCAGGACAAGTTACCAGCGTGGATAGACAAAACAAAAGAAGTAGTGGAATCTGAACTCACACAGCTGCAACTCAGCCCTGAGCACAGCCCCATGCTAATGGCCTGGATGTTGCTcttattacaa AGCAATGAACATGCAAAATTGTTTGAGAGCCAATACCACCACTTTGGTGCAACTGCACTCAAGATGCGATTATTTGAATTTCTGCATGCAATGCTAAGCAGCCCTGTGTTTTCT GATGGCTCACCATGCGCTACCCTGGCGCACCGCCACACCTTCCGCTTCCTCAACGCCCTCTGCGACCGTTTCGACGGCGACGGCACCATCAGCAACCAGCCCGGAGTCATGCCCCTCTGCTCCTTGCTACTAGAGACCGAGGAACTAGCCACTGAATTCTGGACACTGATGCAGAAGGAAGAGGGCAACGGGGTTGTGTCGTTGTGGAACACGGCGCTTGAGTTCTTCCCGCATGACTTTGGAGCGCTGAGCGCGCTGTCGGCTGGGCTGGCGAAGGGTGGAGTGAATAGTGTGAGAAAT ctAATAGCCGAACTGAAAAGCCTCCCAGTCTACACTGAAATCTACAACCCTAATGCCGTCCCAATAATGGCTTTGAACGCCGAAGAGGCAGTCATAGGCCGCGACCACTACCCACTAGGCGGGCCTACCTATCGCATTGAAGCCGGATCTAAAGTCACTATCATGGAGAGAAAAGAAGGCACTATGATACATTACAGAACGCCTTATAGTTACTGGACTGTGTTGAATAAGGTCATCGAACAAGCTTTAGATAGAAAAGGTCATCATCAGCATGATGTTTCAATGACTTTACAAAGAGTGTATGAAGGCACTAAAGTATTAAAAGGAGTCTTAAAGGCCTTAGTGGAGTTTAAAGAGATCCCTAAAGTGTTagtggagccgagtgaaggcgTGTTTGATGTGCTGGTGCGGTTCATGAAGGCTGAGACGCCGCCATTGCCGCTGCTGGTCGAGTGTCTGGAGATGTGCACGGCTTTGATACCGATGTTCCCTAAGGAGATACATATGCG ACTGATAAACACTGGTCTTCTCCCGCGCATAATAAACCGCCAACTGTCCCCTGCTCAATACGCAGCCGGTGAATCCCTCGACTCGGCAGCCGCGGGCGCGTATCTCGTCACTCTAGAGCAGCCCAGTGGCTCTTACAGCTTCCTGAGGGCATACATTGAGATGCTCTGCACATTCCACGAG GTTTGCGACGACGAACGCATCTCTTCCGAGATCATCCTCCCCGGCGCTGTGCTGATCCTTCGCGAAGTGTTCCCCAGCGTTACCGAGTGGCGATACAGTAACGCAAGGGAACGCCGCTCGCTCCTACACCTGTGCTCAAAGTTTCTCAATCTCCTGCTGCAACAGAGTAGCCGCAGTGTGGCCAAGGACACCTGTGTGTTTAGTCTGTTGTACACGGAGAACGCACTGGAGTTACTGAAGATTGTGTCCATTG GCAACAACCAACTGGAGCGCATGATACACGGTGAAACCAACTGGACATCCGGCGAATGCACGCAACACGTCACCACCGTCCAACGCTGCGTCGCCATCATAATGTTCGCGTTACGCCTCAAATCCACCGTCGCTTCTGCGAACGAAGTGACACCCCTGGAGCACCTAGTGTTTGCGCAGAATACGCAAAAGGCCGCGCTGAGAGTGGTGCCTAGGGTTGCCAGTTATATCAATCATGCTTTCAATAAGAGTTTGCCGGTACTGGCGTTCCGGTTGTTGAAGAAGTTTGCTCAT GGTTTTCAAATGTCCCTCTTCGCCGCCCTCGAAATGACGGCCTACCAGGTCAGAGTGATGTTCCTCGACCGTCTCAGTGACAAGTACGAAACCACCGAGCTCAAGATCGCCATACTCGAGTTCGTGACGACTTGCATCGGCAACCAGCCAGGGTTGACTGAGGCCTTCTTCAATATTTGCCATGAGAAGACTGGGAAAGATGAGAAGGTTCAGGTTAAGGCGGATGACAGTGTGGAGGGCGTTTTGAGCTATATGGCGGATTATCTTGGGACTGTTAAAGCT GACCCAAAACTACTCGACAGCCCATTGCTATCCTGCATCATGGGCCTATTCCATGCTCTGTGGAAAAACAACATGCAAATTCTAGTAAAGAAACTACGCGAAAACCCTAAATTCTGGGAGCACATGACCAGCCCACTCTTCAGCGAAATCCAACCGGGTCTCAACACTTACTCGCAAATATTCAACGTTCTCGGCATCGAGTTGTTTGTCTCGCGAGAAAAACTAGAGCCTGGCTTCAAGGATATGCTTGAAAAGTTCTTTGATACGAACAAGAATTATCTGGATACGTGGATTGACTACATTTTCTCATTCAAGTGCAGGGCTGAAGGAGAAGAAATGGTCGACAAAGTACCAGTTTGGTTGAGTCTTTTGACGTCGTGGAAAGATTTCACCACAATTTTCTGTAAATGCCTGCCTTTCAGTTTGAATATTGCGCATAAAGCTAAAATGGTTGCGCCTTGTATGACGGCACTTTTAAATGAACTTGACGAACTTAAAGATGGAAGATTAATCGTTATATTAGCAGAGTTGTATGTCATCATGCTTTCAAATTGGAAGGAAGATTGTTTTGAAAACCGAAAGGCAAGCGCTAAGCAGATAGACAATTTGCTCACAAACACAGCGATAGTGTACGAATGCCTACACCCGAGAGCTGTTCGCGCTATTTTGTCTATAGGAACTGTCGCTATCAGTACTTTAGATTACGAGATCAAAGGCAACAGCGATATAGCACAAAGCGTTATAAGATCCGTCACAAACATCAACAGTTTAGAACTGGAGAAACTATTCGATGAAATGAAAGAAGAATCAACGCCTAAACCAACAGAAAAGAACGAAGAAATACCTCCGGTTGTTCTCTCTTTAGCCATGCTCGAACAGTGCTTAGAGCTTTACGACAACATGTCAGTCGCTCTTCCTCAGTGGTTCCAATCCACAAGGTTCATCAACAAACTGTTGTGCTGCCTTCAAAACTGCTTGCATAATCGCAGGCACTACCACACATGCCTAGCCGCTCTACGATGTCTAACAGCATACGCGAGAGGACCTTTCACTAATGAGCTACTAATGAGTGATGTCGACCAATTTCTGTGGCTGAAGTTGTTGCCGCCTAAGTTTGAGAACGGGTCATGGAAACCAGAGGAGTGGTGGCGTGTGTATGGACACAGTTTGGATTTTATTTCCATGATGTTGATGAAGCATGGGCAGTTCTTCGCTGGAGACGCTATAACCTTCGTTGGTGTACATTTAGAGCACCTAGTGGAAGCCGTGTTGCTCCCTCGTCAGGTTGTGAATATGGAATCGCTGAACCTGTGCGCTTCTACGCTGAATTTAGTCGTGCAGCTGGTTAAATACGAGTCAAGGTGGCGCATAGAGAATATCAACTCTATGATGGCTATTATG AGGAGCACAAGCGCGTGCCTGTACCAATGCGTGACGTTGGTCCTCCGCTCCCGCCGCTCGTCCGACCCGGCACTGCCTCCGCTGGACGACTACCAACGGTCGCCCACTATCCTACACAG AATCCTAGAGATCCTTCACATGGCGACCCTCTGCCTGCATTCCTTCAGCCCCTCGCTACTCGCCCTACTGGCCGCGCCAGTAGACGTAGAACGCTGGCAGCCGCTAGTGGAACTGCACTTCGGCGCGCCCAAGATCTCGTACGAGCCGTGCCCTCAGCTCACCTTCGGCACGCTGCTGGCGGCCGTGTGCATGCTGACCAGGTCGCTGAACCAT GCGTACCACGCTGAGGAGTCAAGCGGCGCGCGCTCCCCGCGCGGGCGTCGGCGTGCTTGCTCCTGCAGCCCGGGCGAGCCGCGCCGAGCCAACCGCAGCGAGTCACTTACTAGCATCTCGTCTCAGACTAGCGTCGGCCCGCTGCTGAATGATAGACTAGTCGCCGGTGCTTTAGAGGCTACCGCCACTCTCGCGGCATCGCAG GCGCTCCTCGTAGTCCGCGACCCGAACGTGCCGTCCCGTCACAAGCAGCACGTCCGCCGCGAACTCGCCTCCGAACTCGCCCTGTTCCACGACTTCGTCCGCAAACGCATCCTCTGCGGCGCCCATTCTCGCTCGCACCTCGCGCGCAACCACCTCGGCTCATGGCCCCTACCCGCCAACGAAGAAGAATTCAAGAGAATACAAGAAGTCAAACGAGAACGAAACCCCGCCATGGACGAAGAATCACTCCCCCCTCCGCCACCACCAAAGCGCACTTCGCAAGACTCTATGCGCGAATACATTCTCCGAAAACATTACTTAGACAAATGCGCTCAAACACCCACTAAAGAACCTTCCCCCGTCTCACACTCCACTCCCGCCCCCGACAAAAAGAACACCTCTAGAAGCTCCAAACGAGTGTCCTGGGCGGAAACTACCACGAGCGATGACAGCCTAGAAACGTCTTTAGAAGCAATTGAACCCGTGTATTCTAATCTCACCGACGTACAGATCAATAACGATGAGGATTATTTCCATTTTATGTCTGTTGTTTTCCTTTACATTTGTCAGAATGAATTGTAA